CGGCCTTGTTGAGCAGCACCTGATGGTCGATCGGCTTTGGAAGGAAATCCACCGCCCCGGTTTCAAAGCCCTTGATGCGGCGCTCCGAGTCAACCACGCCTGCCGTCAGGAAGATGATCGGCACGGAGCGGGTGCGCTCGGTGCTGCGCATGATCTCCGCCAGCTCGAAGCCGCCCATCTCCGGCATCTGCACATCAAGGAAGGCGAGGGATACTTCGTGCGCGAGCAGCAACTCCAGAGCCTCGCGCCCCGAGCGTGCTTTTAGCAGCTCCAGCCCCTCGCGCTGCAAAAGTCCCTCGAGCGCCATCAGATTGGCTTCGAGGTCATCGACGAGGAGGAACTTGATGGGGGCGCTCATTTCAGGAGTTCGGCGTCAGCTGCCGGAGGAAAGTGGAAATCTGGGGGAGGCCCAGCGCCCGTGCCTGCGGGCAGGCATCGAGGGCGGCGAGCGGCATGACCTGGCCCTCCGCGGTGGCGGGGTCCTGGACCAGGGCGGTGCCGCCGGATTGGGCGACCGCGGCGAGACCATGCGCGCCATCGCTGCTCGCACCGGTGAGGATTACCCCGGTGAGGCTGGTGCCATAGGCATCCGCTGCGGATTCGAAAAGCAGGTCGATCGCCGGACGGGAAAAGAGCACCGGCTCTTCATTTGAAAGCGCGATGCGGAAGTCCGGTTCCACCAGCAGATGATAGTTGGCCGGAGCAAAATAGATGGTGCCCGGAAGAATCTCCTCCTTGTCCTCGGCCTCCTTCACCGGCAGGGCGCAGCGCGATGCGAAGAGTTCGGGCAAGGAGCTGCGGCCTTCCGGCGGGATGTGAACGACGACCAACACCGGCATTGGGAAGTCTGCCGGCAGCTCCGGCAACAGGGTCCCGAGGGCACCGATCGCGCCGACCGAGGCTCCGATCACCACGGCAGCCGGATCTGTCTGGTCCTCGCTCATGATCTCAGGCATCGGCTCGTTTCTGATAGATGCGTTCGTTGCGGTTGAACTCCTCGAAGGAGTCTGCATGGCCGGAGAAGCGCAGGCTCTCCTTCGAGCCGAGGCCGAGGAAGCCACGCCGCACCAGCGAGTCCTTGAACAGGCCCACCGCGCGGTCCTGCAGCTCGCGGTTGAAATAGATCAGGACGTTCCGGCAGGAGACGAGATGCATCTCCCCGAAGACGGAGTCCGACACCAGGCTGTGGTCGGAGAAGACCATCTGCTTGCGGAGGCTCTTGTCGAAGACGGCCCGGCCATAGGCTGCGGTGTAGTAGTCGGAGAGCGAGGACTTGCCGCCCGCCTTGCGGTGATTCTCCGTGAAGAGGGGGATGCGGTCCATATCGTAGACGCCCTGCTCCGCCTTCGCCAGCGCATCGGTATTGATATCCGTGGCGTAGAAGATCGTGCGGTTCTCCAGACCTTCCTCGCGGAAAAGGATAGCGAGCGAATAGACCTCCTCGCCCGCGCTACAGCCGGCGATCCAGACCTTCAGCGAAGGATAGGTCCGCAGGTGCGGCAGCACCGAATTCCGCAGGGTAAGGAAATATGCCGGATCGCGGAACATCTCGCTGACCTGTACGGTCAGGAAGGGCAGCAACTTCACCAGCGTGGCCTCCTCGTGCAGGATGCGGTCCTGAAGTTGTGAGAAGGTTTCACAGCCGAAGTGATGGCGCGCCTGAGTCAGGCGGCGCTTGAGCGATGCCTGCGAGTAACCGCGGAAGTCGTAATGATACTTCAGCCTGATGGCCTCGATCAGGAGGTGGAGCTCGATCTCCTCGGCGATGGCGGCAGAGGTCTTCATGGGTTCAGCGCGGCATCCAGACGCGGATCAGCGAGAGCAGCTTCTCCACATCCAGCGGCTTGGCCAGATAATCGTTTGCACCGGCGGCGAGGCAGAGCTCCTGGTCGTTCTTCATCGCCTTCGCTGTTAGCGCGATGATTGGCAGGCGCTTCCACTCCGGCCGCTGGCGGATCTCCTTCATTGCGGCGATGCCATCCATTTCCGGCATCATGATGTCCATCAGCACCAGATCCACGGCTTCCGCGGGATTGGACTGGGATGCCTCCAAGGCTTGGATGGCCTCGCGGCCATTCCGTGCGATCTTCAACTGCACACCGCGGCCTTCAAGCAGGCTGGTCAGCGCGAAGACATTCCGCACGTCGTCCTCGGCGACAAGGATGCGGCGGCCTTCCAGCGCGGCATCCCGGTTGCTCGCGATTTCCAGCATGCGTTGCTGTTCCGGCGGCAGATCGGAGACGACTTGGTGAAGGAAGAGCGTTACCTCGTCGAGCAGGCGCTCCGGCGACTTCGCGCCCTTGATGATGATCGATTTCGAGTAGCGGCGCAGGCGCTGCTCTTCCTCGCCGGATAGGTCACGGCCGGTATAAACGATGACCGGCGGGAAAGCGTAAGCGTGTTCCGTGCTCAGTGTTTCCAGGAGCGAGAAGCCGGAGGCATCGGGCAGGCTAAGATCGAGGACCATGCAATCGAAGGTGCCCTCCTTCAGTTCGGCCAGGCACTCGGCGGCGGTCTGCGCGCAGCGGGTCTCCACTTCCAGAGAACCCATCAGGTCCTTCATCGCATCCAGCTGCACTGGATCATCCTCCACCACCAGCACGCGGCGGAGTTTGCGGGTGAGGCGATCTTCCAGATGCTGGAAGGCCTCGACCAATTGCTCGCGCTTCACCGGCTTCAGCATGTAGCCGATGGCACCGAGCGCGAGGGCCGTCTGGGTGTAGTCATTGGCGGAGACGACGTGCACCGGGATGTGGCGGGTACGCGCATGGCCCTTCAGCCGCTCCAAGACGACCAAACCGGAATTGTCCGGCAGGCCGACATCGAGGATGATGGCGCTCGGGACATGCTCCATGGCGAGAGCGAGCGCGTCCGCCGCATTGTGCGCCACCAGGCAATCGAAGCGCATCTCATGAGCGAGATCGAAGAGGATGTGGGCGAAGGACTGGTCGTCTTCGACGACGAGGATCAGGCGCGTGCTGTTCGCGATCCTGTCGCGGTCATCGGGGAAGCTGGCGATAGGTGTCGGGAGCTTCGCTGCCGCGCTGGGCGGTACCATCGGAACTGGCACGGGCTGGGCAGCGAGCGGCTCGGAGGGCAGCGGCACCACACCGCTCATCGTCACCGGAAGGAAGATCGTGAAGGTGCTGCCTTGGCCTGGCTCGCTCTGCAAGCGGATCTCGCCGCCAAGCAAGCGTGCGAGCTGTCGCGAGATCGAGAGCCCGAGTCCCGTGCCACCGAAGCGCCGGGTCGAGCCGCCCTCCGCTTGATAGAATGGATCGAAGATGGCCTGCTGCTGCTCCTGCGGGATGCCGATGCCGGTATCGCTCACCGCCATCGAGACCCGGCCATCGTGAGTGCCGGTGATGAGCATGGAAACCTGTCCGTGCTCGGTGAACTTCAGGGCGTTCGAGAGGAGGTTCTTGAGGATCTGGAGCAGACGCTGCCAATCCGTCTCGACGCCTGGTGGCGTATCGGCCGCCACATTGAAAGCGAGGCTCAGGCCCTTCTGCATGGCGACCGGCTCGAAGGATGCCTTCAGGTTTTCCACGAGCTTGTCGATCGCGACAGTTTCTGCACGCACTTCCATGTGCCCGGCCTCGATCTTGGAGAGATCCAGCACATCGTTGATCAGCGCGAGCAGGTCATTGCCGGATGCCTGGATGGTGTTCGCATATTTTACCTGCTCCGGCGTGAGATTGCCGCCACGGTTGTCGGCCAACAGCTTTGCAAGAATGAGCGAGGAGTTCAGCGGCGTGCGCAGCTCGTGCGACATGTTCGCCAGGAAGTCCGACTTGTAGCGGCTGGCTTGCTCGACCACGCGCGCTTGCGATTCGATCGATGACTTCGCGCGCGCCAGTGCATTGCGCTGGCCTTCGAGATCCTGGGTGCGTTCTTCGAGCTGGGTATTGATCTGCTCGAGTTCGGTTTGCTGGAGTTCGAGACGAGTTTGAGTTTCCTTGAGCGCCCGGCTCTGTTCTTCCAGTTCTTCGTTGGAGACCCGCAGTTCCTCGCTCTGGGCTTGTAGTTCTTCCGATTGGCTCTGGGTTTCTTCCAGGAGCTCCTGCAGGTGTTCGCGATAGAGCGAGGACTTGATCGCCACGCCGATCGGCTCGGAGACCTGCTGGAGGAACTCCTGCTTCCACGGTTCCAGAGGGTGCAGGAAGCCAAGTTCGATCACCGCATTCACGTTGTCATCGGCGAGTGCCGGCAGGATCAAGAGGTGGCGGGGAACACCTTCACCAAGACCCGAGCCGACTTTGAGATAGCCAGCGGGGACGTCGTCGATCCGTTGCAGGGTTCGCTCGGTCACCGCGCGGCCCAGAAGGCCTTCACCGGGTTCGAAACGTTCCGGGACGGAGCCATCGAGCGGCACGCCATTGAGGGCCAGACGATCGAAGTCGCTCTTGCGCCGCACGAAGATGGCCGCCGCATGGGCCTCCACATAGCGGGTGATGAATGAGAGCGCGCTTTCGGCCAGTGCCTGGAGCCCCTTCTCACCGGCCATCGCCGTGGTCAGCTCCAGCTTGCCCAGCTGTGTCCACTCCTGGCGCTTGCGCAGGATATGCGCGCGACGGATGAGCGTCATGATCGCGAACGATAAGACGATGCCCAAGGCAGCTGTGGCCAAGCCGCTGCTGAGGGCCACGCGATGTGCGCTTTCCATGTCCTCAAGCCGCAAGGCTCGGATGCGCTTCTCTTCGCGTTCCATCGCTCCCAGATTATCGCGCAGCTGATCCATGGTCTGCTTGCCACGATCAGTGGCCACCACATCGCGGGCTGCATCGAAGCCCCGGTCACGACGCAGCGCGATGGTCTCCTCCATTTCCGTCAGCTTGGCATCGATCTGTGCCTCCACCTGAATGAAGAGATCCTTCTCGAGGACGCTGTCCTTCGTCAGCTCGCGCATCTTTTCCAGTCCGGCTCCGATGCCGGCGCGGGCAGCATGGTAGGGCTGGAGATATTCATCGGCACCCGTGATCACATAGCCGCGCTGGCCGGTTTCAGCATCCTTCACCAAAGACAGCACGTCATCGAAGGAGGTGATAACCTC
This portion of the Luteolibacter luteus genome encodes:
- a CDS encoding chemotaxis protein CheB, with the translated sequence MSEDQTDPAAVVIGASVGAIGALGTLLPELPADFPMPVLVVVHIPPEGRSSLPELFASRCALPVKEAEDKEEILPGTIYFAPANYHLLVEPDFRIALSNEEPVLFSRPAIDLLFESAADAYGTSLTGVILTGASSDGAHGLAAVAQSGGTALVQDPATAEGQVMPLAALDACPQARALGLPQISTFLRQLTPNS
- a CDS encoding CheR family methyltransferase; this encodes MKTSAAIAEEIELHLLIEAIRLKYHYDFRGYSQASLKRRLTQARHHFGCETFSQLQDRILHEEATLVKLLPFLTVQVSEMFRDPAYFLTLRNSVLPHLRTYPSLKVWIAGCSAGEEVYSLAILFREEGLENRTIFYATDINTDALAKAEQGVYDMDRIPLFTENHRKAGGKSSLSDYYTAAYGRAVFDKSLRKQMVFSDHSLVSDSVFGEMHLVSCRNVLIYFNRELQDRAVGLFKDSLVRRGFLGLGSKESLRFSGHADSFEEFNRNERIYQKRADA
- a CDS encoding response regulator, which produces MPTNLRQSLPASRKGASNLPLYIGFAAALVFFILSGYNAFRNTVALREGARQVQRTHEVITSFDDVLSLVKDAETGQRGYVITGADEYLQPYHAARAGIGAGLEKMRELTKDSVLEKDLFIQVEAQIDAKLTEMEETIALRRDRGFDAARDVVATDRGKQTMDQLRDNLGAMEREEKRIRALRLEDMESAHRVALSSGLATAALGIVLSFAIMTLIRRAHILRKRQEWTQLGKLELTTAMAGEKGLQALAESALSFITRYVEAHAAAIFVRRKSDFDRLALNGVPLDGSVPERFEPGEGLLGRAVTERTLQRIDDVPAGYLKVGSGLGEGVPRHLLILPALADDNVNAVIELGFLHPLEPWKQEFLQQVSEPIGVAIKSSLYREHLQELLEETQSQSEELQAQSEELRVSNEELEEQSRALKETQTRLELQQTELEQINTQLEERTQDLEGQRNALARAKSSIESQARVVEQASRYKSDFLANMSHELRTPLNSSLILAKLLADNRGGNLTPEQVKYANTIQASGNDLLALINDVLDLSKIEAGHMEVRAETVAIDKLVENLKASFEPVAMQKGLSLAFNVAADTPPGVETDWQRLLQILKNLLSNALKFTEHGQVSMLITGTHDGRVSMAVSDTGIGIPQEQQQAIFDPFYQAEGGSTRRFGGTGLGLSISRQLARLLGGEIRLQSEPGQGSTFTIFLPVTMSGVVPLPSEPLAAQPVPVPMVPPSAAAKLPTPIASFPDDRDRIANSTRLILVVEDDQSFAHILFDLAHEMRFDCLVAHNAADALALAMEHVPSAIILDVGLPDNSGLVVLERLKGHARTRHIPVHVVSANDYTQTALALGAIGYMLKPVKREQLVEAFQHLEDRLTRKLRRVLVVEDDPVQLDAMKDLMGSLEVETRCAQTAAECLAELKEGTFDCMVLDLSLPDASGFSLLETLSTEHAYAFPPVIVYTGRDLSGEEEQRLRRYSKSIIIKGAKSPERLLDEVTLFLHQVVSDLPPEQQRMLEIASNRDAALEGRRILVAEDDVRNVFALTSLLEGRGVQLKIARNGREAIQALEASQSNPAEAVDLVLMDIMMPEMDGIAAMKEIRQRPEWKRLPIIALTAKAMKNDQELCLAAGANDYLAKPLDVEKLLSLIRVWMPR